The Rhododendron vialii isolate Sample 1 chromosome 5a, ASM3025357v1 genome contains a region encoding:
- the LOC131325484 gene encoding LOW QUALITY PROTEIN: uncharacterized protein LOC131325484 (The sequence of the model RefSeq protein was modified relative to this genomic sequence to represent the inferred CDS: deleted 1 base in 1 codon) — MKGHVEKVILQGLSMPKEMLLHLPHRELHVKIFSSGIERSMSFNFGMSFSARITEKEPQSKTSKKGGTKLSDMITGMHS, encoded by the exons ATGAAGGGTCATGTGGAAAAGGTCATACTTCAAGGGCTTAGCATGCCAAAGGAAATGCTTCTGCACCTTCCTCACCGCGAGTTGCATGTCAAGATA TTCTCCTCTGGTATTGAAAGGAGTATGTCTTTCAACTTCGGGATGTCTTTCTCTGCAAGAATTACTGAAAAAGAACCCCAGTCCAAAACCTCGAAAAAAGGAGGCACGAAATTATCTGATATGATCACCGGTATGCATTCGTAG